A genomic segment from Streptomyces sp. NBC_01233 encodes:
- a CDS encoding response regulator has product MTRVLVVEDDPQLVRALKINLQARKFEVEEAPDGGSALRLAAARKPDVIVLDLGLPDMDGIEVIKAVRGWSKVPILVLSARHTSEDKIRALDAGADDYVTKPFSMDELLARLRAAARRHEAPTASQADEVAVVTTDEFTVDLVAKKVRRGERTVRLTPTEWHLLEILITHPGRLITQSRLLLEVWGPTYGENTNYLRVYMAQLRRKLEADPSHPRYLITEPGMGYRFEP; this is encoded by the coding sequence ATGACCCGGGTGCTGGTGGTGGAGGACGACCCTCAGCTCGTCCGCGCGCTAAAGATCAACCTCCAGGCGCGCAAGTTCGAGGTCGAAGAGGCCCCCGACGGCGGCTCGGCCCTGCGGCTCGCGGCCGCACGCAAGCCGGACGTCATAGTGCTGGACCTCGGCCTCCCCGACATGGACGGCATCGAAGTCATCAAGGCCGTCCGCGGCTGGAGCAAGGTCCCCATCCTGGTCCTCTCCGCCCGCCACACCTCCGAGGACAAGATCCGAGCCCTGGACGCCGGCGCCGACGACTACGTGACGAAACCGTTCAGCATGGACGAGCTGCTGGCACGGCTGCGGGCGGCGGCGCGGAGGCATGAAGCGCCCACGGCTTCGCAGGCCGACGAAGTCGCCGTGGTCACGACCGACGAGTTCACCGTCGATCTGGTCGCGAAGAAGGTTCGCCGTGGCGAGCGCACCGTACGGCTCACCCCGACCGAGTGGCACCTGCTGGAAATCCTCATCACCCACCCGGGACGGCTGATCACCCAGAGTCGGCTTCTACTGGAGGTCTGGGGCCCGACCTACGGGGAGAACACCAACTACCTGCGCGTCTACATGGCCCAGCTACGGCGCAAACTGGAAGCGGACCCTTCGCATCCGCGATACCTGATCACCGAACCCGGCATGGGCT
- the kdpB gene encoding potassium-transporting ATPase subunit KdpB, whose amino-acid sequence MSTATPTRAPHQDVPTGHKPGGGRVGGGLFDPKQLLKSFPDAIRKLDPRIMIKSPVMFVVLIGSVVTTVLAIKDPTDWFGWAITAWLWLTTIFANLAEAVAEGRGKAQADTLRKAKTDSVARRLTKDGKGEEQVPGAELRIGDLVVCEAGDIIPGDGDVVEGVASVDESAITGESAPVIRESGGDRSAVTGGTKVLSDRIVIKITTKPGETFIDRMIALVEGAARQKTPNEIALNILLASLTIVFLLAVVTLQPFAIYAGAEQSMIVLTALLVCLIPTTIGALLSAIGIAGMDRLVQRNVLAMSGRAVEAAGDVSTLLLDKTGTITLGNRQASGFVPVKGTTAAELADAAQLSSLADETPEGRSIVVLAKEKYGLRERHQGELSQAEWIAFTAQTRMSGVDVDGKQTRKGAAGSVITWVREQGGQVSDDADTLANKISEAGGTPLLVAVKDEKGARVLGVIHLKDVVKEGMRERFEELRRMGIKTVMITGDNPLTAKAIAEEAGVDDFLAEATPEDKMALIKREQAGGKLVAMTGDGTNDAPALAQADVGVAMNTGTSAAKEAGNMVDLDSDPTKLIEIVEIGKQLLITRGALTTFSIANDVAKYFAIIPAMFAVVYPGLDKLNIMGLSSPESAILSAVIFNALIIIALVPLALKGVQYKPTSADKMLRRNIGLYGVGGLIAPFIGIKLIDLLISLIPGIG is encoded by the coding sequence GACGTGCCCACCGGCCACAAGCCGGGCGGCGGACGCGTGGGCGGCGGCCTCTTCGACCCCAAGCAGCTGCTGAAGTCCTTCCCGGACGCGATCCGCAAGCTCGACCCGCGGATCATGATCAAGTCGCCGGTCATGTTCGTGGTCCTGATCGGCTCGGTCGTCACGACCGTGCTCGCGATCAAGGACCCCACGGACTGGTTCGGCTGGGCGATCACCGCCTGGCTGTGGCTGACCACGATCTTCGCCAACCTCGCCGAAGCCGTGGCCGAGGGCCGCGGCAAGGCCCAGGCCGACACCCTGCGCAAGGCGAAGACCGACTCCGTCGCCCGCCGTCTGACCAAGGACGGCAAGGGCGAGGAGCAGGTGCCCGGCGCGGAGCTGCGCATCGGCGACCTGGTGGTCTGCGAGGCCGGCGACATCATCCCCGGCGACGGCGACGTCGTCGAGGGCGTGGCCTCCGTCGACGAGTCCGCCATCACCGGCGAGTCCGCGCCCGTCATCCGCGAGTCCGGCGGCGACCGCTCCGCGGTCACCGGCGGCACGAAGGTCCTCTCCGACCGCATCGTCATCAAGATCACGACCAAGCCCGGCGAAACCTTCATCGACCGCATGATCGCCCTCGTCGAGGGCGCCGCCCGCCAGAAGACGCCCAACGAGATCGCGCTCAACATCCTGCTCGCCTCGCTGACCATCGTCTTCCTGCTCGCCGTGGTGACCCTGCAGCCGTTCGCGATCTACGCGGGCGCCGAGCAGTCGATGATCGTGCTGACGGCCCTGCTGGTCTGCCTCATCCCCACGACCATCGGCGCGCTGCTCTCCGCGATCGGTATCGCGGGCATGGACCGCCTGGTCCAGCGCAACGTCCTCGCGATGAGCGGTCGTGCGGTGGAAGCCGCCGGAGACGTCTCCACGCTGCTGCTCGACAAGACCGGCACCATCACCCTCGGCAACCGCCAAGCCTCCGGGTTCGTCCCCGTCAAGGGCACCACGGCGGCGGAGCTGGCGGACGCCGCCCAGCTCTCCTCCCTCGCCGACGAAACCCCCGAGGGCCGCTCCATCGTCGTCCTCGCGAAGGAGAAGTACGGCCTGCGGGAACGCCACCAGGGCGAGCTGTCCCAGGCCGAGTGGATCGCCTTCACCGCGCAGACTCGTATGTCGGGCGTGGATGTGGACGGTAAGCAGACCCGCAAGGGTGCGGCCGGATCCGTCATCACCTGGGTCCGGGAGCAGGGTGGCCAGGTCTCCGACGACGCCGACACCCTCGCCAACAAGATCTCGGAGGCCGGCGGTACGCCGCTGCTCGTCGCCGTCAAGGACGAGAAGGGCGCCCGCGTGCTGGGCGTGATCCACCTCAAGGACGTGGTCAAGGAGGGCATGCGGGAGCGGTTCGAGGAACTGCGCCGCATGGGCATCAAGACCGTCATGATCACGGGCGACAACCCCCTGACCGCGAAGGCCATCGCCGAGGAGGCGGGTGTCGACGACTTCCTCGCCGAGGCCACCCCCGAGGACAAGATGGCCCTCATCAAGCGGGAGCAGGCGGGCGGCAAGCTCGTCGCGATGACCGGTGACGGTACGAACGACGCCCCGGCGCTCGCCCAGGCAGACGTCGGCGTGGCCATGAACACGGGTACCTCGGCCGCCAAGGAGGCCGGGAACATGGTGGACCTGGACTCCGACCCCACCAAGCTCATCGAGATCGTCGAGATCGGCAAGCAACTGCTGATCACGCGGGGAGCGTTGACGACCTTCTCCATCGCCAACGACGTCGCGAAGTACTTCGCGATCATCCCTGCCATGTTCGCGGTGGTGTACCCGGGCCTCGACAAGCTCAACATCATGGGCCTGTCCTCGCCCGAGTCGGCGATCCTCTCCGCAGTCATCTTCAACGCACTGATCATCATCGCCCTCGTGCCGCTCGCCCTCAAGGGCGTCCAGTACAAGCCGACCAGCGCCGACAAGATGCTCCGCCGCAACATCGGACTGTACGGCGTGGGCGGTCTGATCGCCCCGTTCATCGGCATCAAGCTCATCGACCTGCTCATCTCCCTCATCCCCGGAATCGGCTGA
- a CDS encoding potassium-transporting ATPase subunit C: MNNSVGNTVRLIGAGLRALLVLTVICGVLYPLAVTGVAQALFNDKANGSEIKDKSGQVVGSSLIGQSYNLPKNDPNDAEEAVKPDLKWFQPRPSNGLGSNSVNMQYSLILSGATNKAADNPDLVKLVEDAKAAVVADNTTATYAVKPQDVPADAVTSSGSGLDPNISPEYAKLQVHRVAEQNKLDVKQVEKLVEDHTEGRTLGFMGEPRVNVLELNIALKALSKS, translated from the coding sequence ATGAACAACTCAGTAGGCAACACCGTCCGGCTGATCGGCGCGGGCCTGCGAGCCCTTCTCGTTCTGACCGTGATCTGCGGGGTCCTCTACCCACTCGCCGTCACCGGCGTCGCCCAGGCCCTCTTCAACGACAAGGCCAACGGCTCCGAGATCAAGGACAAGAGCGGCCAGGTCGTCGGCTCCTCCCTCATCGGCCAGAGCTACAACCTGCCGAAGAACGACCCGAACGACGCCGAAGAGGCCGTGAAGCCGGACCTCAAGTGGTTCCAGCCCCGCCCCTCCAACGGCCTCGGCTCCAACAGCGTCAACATGCAGTACTCGCTGATCCTCTCGGGTGCCACCAACAAGGCTGCCGACAACCCGGATCTGGTCAAGCTGGTCGAAGACGCCAAGGCCGCGGTCGTCGCGGACAACACCACTGCCACCTATGCGGTGAAGCCGCAGGACGTGCCGGCCGACGCCGTCACCTCCTCCGGCTCCGGCCTCGACCCGAACATCTCCCCGGAATACGCCAAGCTCCAGGTCCACCGGGTCGCCGAGCAGAACAAGCTCGACGTCAAGCAGGTCGAGAAGCTGGTCGAGGACCACACCGAGGGCCGCACGCTCGGCTTCATGGGTGAGCCCCGCGTCAATGTCCTGGAGCTCAACATCGCCCTGAAGGCGCTCTCCAAGAGCTGA